The following proteins are co-located in the Doryrhamphus excisus isolate RoL2022-K1 chromosome 15, RoL_Dexc_1.0, whole genome shotgun sequence genome:
- the carhsp1 gene encoding calcium-regulated heat-stable protein 1: protein MASQAESNPRVRSTTPPLNSGRSPPPKSTESLHPPVCRHRDRSPSPVRGFNIPSPMPTRRNRTCSATARASEGPVFTGLCKSFSRSKGHGFITPSDGGSDIFVHISDIEGEYVPVEGDEMSYKVCAVPPKNEKIQAVEVTITHLKPGSKHETWTGNVVTS, encoded by the exons ATGGCCTCTCAGGCTGAGTCCAACCCCAGGGTACGATCAACGACCCCTCCTTTGAACTCTGGCAGATCTCCGCCTCCCAAGTCAACAG AGTCCCTGCATCCTCCAGTGTGCCGACACAGAGACCGCTCACCTTCCCCCGTGCGAGGCTTCAATATTCCCAGCCCCATGCCCACGCGCAGGAACAGGACCTGTTCAgc GACGGCCCGTGCATCAGAGGGTCCGGTGTTTACTGGTTTGTGTAAATCTTTTTCCCGCTCCAAAGGCCATGGCTTCATCACGCCATCCGATGGGGGCAGCGACATCTTTGTCCACATCTCAGA CATTGAGGGCGAGTATGTGCCAGTGGAAGGTGACGAGATGAGCTACAAGGTGTGCGCCGTCCCTCCAAAAAATGAGAAGATCCAGGCCGTGGAGGTGACCATCACCCATCTCAAGCCGGGAAGCAAACATGAGACCTGGACAGGAAATGTCGTCACCAGCTGA